CGGCCACGCTCGACGTGCGCCTCCAGAAACGCTGAGGCGGCTCACTTCACCAGGCGCAGGTGGCCCCGGCGCGGAGAGGGAGACGGGGGCTCGTCCCGAGGCTCCTCCCGAGGCTCCTCGGTCTGGGCCTTGGGCGCTTCATCCGGCGCGGGCTCCGTCCGCTCGACGGGCACCTCGCGGAGGAACGTCCGCGCCCGGGGCTCCGCCTGCGGGGCCGGGGCCGGGGTGGCCGCCTCGGGCATGGGGGCCTTGGACGTCACCATGGTCTGCTGGAGGAACTCCACGGGGATGTCATCCGGGTAGAGCCAGAACTCCTTCGTCACGTGGCTGGTGATGGCGAACAGCGCGGACCAGGGCACGGCCACCGTGAAGCGGCTCCCGGAGAAGCTGAGCGTGGAGCGCACGCCCCACTCGCCTACCGCCAGGTCCGGCGGATCGAAGCGGTAGGAGATGTTCAGGCGCAGGTGGGATTCGTTGCGCAGGTGCGTCGGCACGAGCACCCCGGGGCGGCGAGCGTCCAGGTGGACCATCACCAGCCCTTGCTCGAGTGCCGCCAGCAGCCGCTCTTTCTTGTCGGGAACCGTCTTGTCCATCCTGCTGTTCGCGGGGGAAGCCCGGGGCCTAACGGCGGCGCACGGCGCGATCCATTTCCCGCTTTGTCTCCCGTTCCTTGATGTCCTGGCGCCGATCCTCGTGCGTCTTGCCCCGGCAGAGCCCCAGCTCCACCTTGGCCCGCCCGTTCTTGAAGTACAGCATAAGCGGGATGATGGAATAACCCCGCTCACGCACCTTCGCTGCCCATCGCTCGATTTCCTCCCGGTGCAGGAGCAGCTTGCGCCCCCGGGTGGGCTCATGCGTGAACACATTGGCGGGCTTGTAGGTGCCAATGT
The sequence above is a segment of the Stigmatella aurantiaca genome. Coding sequences within it:
- the smpB gene encoding SsrA-binding protein SmpB, with amino-acid sequence MSGGKAKGAGGASAVRIITENRKARAAYSVDEKLEAGLQLLGSEVKSLRDGTANLSDAYALPKGNELYLLNAHIGTYKPANVFTHEPTRGRKLLLHREEIERWAAKVRERGYSIIPLMLYFKNGRAKVELGLCRGKTHEDRRQDIKERETKREMDRAVRRR
- a CDS encoding ClpXP protease specificity-enhancing factor SspB; the protein is MDKTVPDKKERLLAALEQGLVMVHLDARRPGVLVPTHLRNESHLRLNISYRFDPPDLAVGEWGVRSTLSFSGSRFTVAVPWSALFAITSHVTKEFWLYPDDIPVEFLQQTMVTSKAPMPEAATPAPAPQAEPRARTFLREVPVERTEPAPDEAPKAQTEEPREEPRDEPPSPSPRRGHLRLVK